The genomic window TTAGGCTCTTAAATGTGTAGTTCAAGCTGCTAAAGGATTTATGGTACAGCTACTTCCCCAGGAGTATCCCTGTCCTGGGAAGGCAGCCCTGGAGCTTGCAATGTTCAGCTCTTTAAACTCTTGAGTCCTCCCAATAGCCTGAGGTCTGAATGGGAGGACCTTGGGCTTGGCAAGGTGCTTTGCTAACACAGATGCCTCAAGTCCTGACTTCAAATATAGTGACTGAACCGGGAGCAAAACTGAATAACAAGGTTGGTGTATCCGAAGTTCTGAAATGGAACATTTcacctttttatttccattcagGAATGTTTAATCTCCACTTATTTTGGGGTTTAATTTtgaaactggtttttttttttctgaaaagacttTGAAGTCTGTTTCAGCTTCTGTCAAAGAGTCTTTGATAGAAGTttcttcgtcagggactgtagcgataggacaaggggtgatgggttcaaagtgaaacaggggaagttcaggttggataaaaggcagaagctcttccctgtgagggtgctgaggcgctggcacagacttttcccagagaagctgtggctgccccatccctggcagtgttcaaggccaggttggacacaggggcttggagcaacctgctctagtggaaggtgtccctgcccgtggcaggggcttggaactggatgagcttaagctcctttccaagccaaaccatgGTTGGTTGTGGTGGGAGGGAGCAGCAACGTGGCACAGCAGCTCTCGGACCTGGTGGAAGATGCTCACTGGGTTTGCTCAGTCAAAACTATGGCTTTGGGGAGTGTGTTATTTACCTGAAAGACTCTCCCAGCTCTAGAGGCCGGTGTGAACCGAGCCCACAGGGACCAGGCTGGAGCCTGGCAGCCTGTGGGCCACAGGACCCGGAGCTGCAGGGCCTGGAGTGGTGCCTGGTGCTTCCCTGGTGGCTTCTCCATAGactgcccagctcctctgctgacTTCTCCCGGGCTGGCAGCATCCACACAACCTCCTGCAATCCTGCAGTTCCTCCTGCTGGCAGAGGAGGCTGCTGGATGGGCCGGACATGCCATATGCAATTAGCATTCCCACATGGCTGCCTCCTCATCTAACCCTGGCATGGGCTGAGCCTGGGATGCCAAGAGTTCCCAGTGGCTTCCCCTTCGCAGATCCCTGATGGAGCAGCTAGCCTGGAGCAATAAGCATGTTGTACACAAGTCCTCCTTCAGAAGCTTGTTCTGCCAGGCCTGTGTAATGCCAAGAAGAGTGTGAGGCTGAGAAGGTGACTTGGAGGGCAGGCAGGAAAACTGGCCAGAACTCCAGCCTGCAGGTGCCCTTGAGAATGAGCTGAGAGAGTTTCCTATGGATAAGGAGATTATCCACATAAGGGGCACGGGATTTGGAAGCGAGCTGTCTGTGTCCTGGCTGCTGAgctgaggaacagcagcagctggtggctGAATCAGGATGGAAGGATCCCATCCCATCATCAGCCTGAAAACAGTCTCTGCTTTGAGCTTGGCAGAAATGAGGCCTGAAAGGTAGCACCAGTTGCATGCTCAGCTGCTTTAGCCCCGTCTTCTCCCCTTACCCATGGTCTTCCCTGGAAGTCGACTGTAAAACCAGGTTAGTATGAATTGGAGCTACAGGCCTGCTGGATCTTGCTTGTTGTGTGTCTCTTGCAGTGGGCAACACTGAGAATAGAGCGTGGTGCCAAGGAGAAGAACCATCCGTTATACAAGCCCTATGTCAATGGTAAGGTCCTGCTCTGCATGGCTACACGTGGAGTAAACGTGGTGTCTCTGAGCTGCTGAGGAATGCTGAGAAGCCTTTTCCATGTAGATGGCTTGGAGGGAGCTGTGGAGAGGTCCATTTCTTGAGGAAGGGGCAGGAAGCACCCAGGGAGTGCTCAATAGTTTGATAGTTGGGAGgcctggagaaaggaaggggcCTTTCGGAGGGTCTTTGAGCACTTTGTTCAGAGCTGCCTGTGCCTTGTTGCAGGTATCATTGCAAAGGAGCCAACATCACTGGAAGAGGAGATCAAGGAGATCCGCCGGAGCGGCAGCGGCAAATCCCTGGATACCCCTGAGTTTGAGCTGTCAGATATCTTCTACTTCTGCCGCAAAGGCATCGAGACCATCATGGATGATGAAGTGACCAAAAGGTTCTCAGCTGAAGAGCTGGAGTCCTGGAATCTGCTCAGCAGGACCAACTACAACTTCCAGTACATCAGCCTGCGCCTCACTGTGCTCTGGGGCCTGGGTGTGCTGATCCGCTACTGCTTCCTTCTGCCCCTCAGgtgagtgctgctgcaggaacctGCCTGCTGGGATGGTGCTGGTGGCCTGTCCCCAAGTGCAGCTGgtcccccagccccatggacCCTGTTCAACATGAGCAGGAGAGCCAGGCTGCTTGATGAGCAGCGCCTGTGGCCTTGTGCTAGGTGTAGCTTCCCTCTTTCTGCAGGATAGCCCTGGCGTTCACTGGCATCAGCTTGTTGGTGACTGGTACCACAGTGGTGGGATACTTGCCAAATGGAAGGTGAGTTCATCTCggagggaggaggggatggGAAGCCCTCTGTGCACTTTGAGGTGTGATAATCCTGGATGGGATGTGTTTCTATGGGGAAGATGTGAAGTCTCGACTGGATCTCGTGGCCTGGGGCTGGGTGGCACCGTCACAGGGGAGGTTGCAGGATGGGGGGTGATGCTCTCTGTCCTGCATGCAGGTGTAAGATGTTCCTGAGCAAGCATGTCCACCTGATGTGTTACCGGATCTGTGTGCGTGCCCTCACCGCCATCATCACCTACCACGACCGGTAAGGaggccctgcctgctgcaggctcctTTCCCACTGCCAGCTCCATGCCAGGCCTCAcgcttccttcctcccttctcacCTATACCTTTGTTTTGCATGTAGAGAAAACAGACCCCGAAACGGAGGCATCTGTGTGGCCAATCACACATCTCCCATCGACGTGATCATCCTGGCCAGCGATGGCTACTATGCCATGGTAAGCTCtgcaccccagccctgcctgcactgccaaACACGTTGCATGGGACAAGGAGTAGGCAGCAAGAGGCTTTTGAGCATACCTTTCCCTGCATGGCATCGCAGGGTGCTCTCAGCCCCTGTACACAGATACCTTCAGCAAGCTTGGCCTGGGACTCAGAGCACCAGGGGCTTCTGGGCACTGCTTTGCAAGTAGAGCTCTGGGCTTTGCCCTCCATGGAAGAGCAAAGCACTTTCCAGCTGGACATCCTGCAATGTGGGAAGCACTGGGGCTTGCTACATCTGTCCTTCCATCAGAGCCTGCGACTTCTCCTCTCAGCCTTCCCAGGGCAGGGGTAGAAAGATGAACCTCAGCTTGGCTGCGAAGCTGAGGAGCTGCCTTGGCTCTCATGTGTGCCCAGGTCTTGTAACTTGTGTCTTCTTGCCCTGTTCAGGTGGGTCAGATCCACGGGGGGCTCATGGGGGTGATACAGAGAGCCATGGTGAAGGCTTGTCCCCACGTCTGGTTTGAGCGCTCGGAGGTCAAAGATCGTCACCTCGTCGCAAAAAGGTGGGAGAGCTGCAAGCTGGGGGGGGCCTTTGGGCTGGGAAATGGGGGGCTGCCCCTGCCTCACCTCctgggtgctgggacactgTGCTGCTGGCCCCACATAGTCCCCAGTGACTCCAGGATGAggcctgtgctgtgcagtggCGCTGTGCCCTGTGCTAATAGGTGCCACTCTCCTGTTTAGGCTCACAGAGCACGTCCAGGACAAGAGCAAGCTGCCTATCCTTATCTTCCCAGAAGGTGAGTCGTGGAGCAAGGCCAGGCAAGCTCCTTGGAACATCATCCCTGTTCCTTCCCTTCTTATGCAGCCAAGGGCCTTGAGACCCTTCACTGAGGCAAAGGGGGCATTTAGAGCTGGCTGAGCCCAGAATGTGGAAGTCAGATGTATGGTGTCCCAGTGGCACATCCATGCACAGAGAGAGCAGGGCTTGGAATGTGTGTTAGGGGGTGGTTCCTGGGTGCCAGTGGCTGAGCCCTTGGGTATATAGCTTAAGACTTCTGAATCTGTTTGCCTCTTACAGGAACCTGCATCAACAACACATCCGTGATGATGTTCAAAAAGGGGAGCTTTGAGATTGGAGCCACGGTTTACCCTGTAGCCATCAAGGTAAATGCCCTTACACACAAGCTGTGTGAGCACTGGCTCAACAGCCTGGTCCAAGGCCATGGGGAGGTGGAATGCTCTTAGAAAGGCTTAGAGGGAGCTTGGAGCCTCAGGAGGGTGCAGCCACTGCCAGACTGTCAGGagctcttctgcctctgcagtATGACCCGCAGTTTGGAGATGCCTTTTGGAACAGCAGCAAGTATGGCATGGTGACCTACCTCCTGAGGATGATGACCAGCTGGGCCATTGTCTGCAGTGTCTGGTACTTGCCTCCAATGACCAGGCAGGTAAGTTTGGTGACCCTGGGCTCTCCGATGTGCTGCCTTTTTGGCTCTTTGCTCCTGCTGAAGCACTGTTCTTTGCCACAGCCTGAAGAGGATGCCGTCCAGTTTGCCAACCGAGTGAAGTCAGCCATTGCCAGGCAGGGGGGCCTCGTGGATCTGCTCTGGTGAGTCCAGGAAGgcatttctcttcctgctgccagGGTTCCTTCTTCCTGGGCCCTGGTATGTGCTTGTGGGCTGCAGAGATAAGTTCGTGTCTTGTGTTGGGCAGAGTAGGCCTATGGAGAAATGGAGATACATCTTGCCCGTGACCTCCAAAACTGCTCTTCTGTAGCAGGGACTAAagtctttgcttctgctgtgtgtGTTGGGCACCATGGCTTCATTCTGCCCTTCCACCTTGCACTGGGATGCCATGGTTCTGACTTGATGCTGCTCAGCAAAGTGCATTGAGCTTTTCCAGGCACTGAGGTGTTGGGTGCCTGGGAGGCAGAGGCACTCTGCTGTAGTGGTTTCAGAGCAGCTCATGCTCCTGACAGAGCCCAGCATGGGGCCATGGTGCAGCTCCTGGCAGAGCAAGGTGTGAACGTGACAGCCCTTGGGTTTACAGGGCCCCTGGCAATGGAAGGTACGGAGCAGGTCAGacctgctctgagcagccccAGCTGAGGTCTCCTCTCACGATGTGGCTCTCTCCCCCAGGGACGGAGGACTGAAGAGGGAGAAGGTGAAAGACACATtcaaggaggagcagcagaagctcTACAGCAAAATGATTGTAGGCAACCATGAAGACCGGAGCCGTTCCTGAGCCCTCTGCCTCCAGCACGAGCCGGGGCTCATCTGAAGCAGCTCCGGCTCTTTGGACTTTGGctactgcagagctgcttggaCTTGCTCCTTCATCCTCTGGCTGTTCTTTCCCAGAGGCATTATTATTACTGCCTAGAGCCTTCAGGCCTTGGGCAGCTCGTGGCAAAGATGCCTTCTTGTTACTGTTACAGTGAAGCCCCTTGCGGGGGCAATATTAAATGAAACACTTCTGGTGTCGTGCGCTTCCATCTGGTGTGTGCAGGGCCAGGGGGAGCGCTGCTGTGGTGATGTGCGTGTGGGTCAGTCACAGggctcccacagcacagaggcTGGGGACTGCACTGGGATCAGCTCCCTCGACAGCCAAGGGGCTCTGCATGAGCCTGTGCCTCTCACGCTCTCCTTAGGAGCAGGATGTGGTCTCTGAGGCCGTTTCCAGCTTTACTTCCAGAAGgagaaaccttttcttctctctttccctttggcCACCTCCTGCCATTGCCTGGCGCAGACCTTTGCTGCTCCAGCATCTGAGTAACAGCCTCTTTGCTGGGGTTCCTCCAGTGGTGGGGCAGGACCCCCCGCTTCCCAATGTCTCCTGATGGAAACAGTGGGGTCTGATCTTGTTGTGCACCAACATGCACATAGATAATCTCAGCTCGTTGCAAGGAAACTGAAGTCTTGTGCTGGAGGTGGGACCCCTTTCGTGTATTACTCAGTACAACAACTTGCATTTGAGCATCCATCCCAGGTACTTCCCAATTTTCCTTATGTTCCTACAAACTCTTGTTCCTACGAGCCCTGCCTGCTCTTAGAAGCAAATGCTGCTTCACTGCCACCTGCAGAAGCCTGCTGGCATTTTGGAGAGCTCTAGAGAAGGCAGCATTGATGTGTCTCCTTTTCACCCCACGTGTTGGCTGGGGAGGGCATCTGCTGCCCCCCAGGCCAGGGCAGCTCTGTGTAAGTGTCCTTCCATTTGAATTCACTGACACAGATTCAAGGGAGTTCAGTTCctgcttggttttatttgggtAAAACACCATTATATcaagagacagagaaaggaacagagaGAGTCCGGAAACTCCCTTCCCCAAGAGACGCAGTGCACGTTTCCTCACTCACAGCGGCTGTAAAGCCACACTTAATAGCATCTGTTAACACAATTAGATATTTCTATACTGAATTGATTCACTTTTGCTTCTTGCAGTGCTCAAAGTATGATTCTTTAGGCAACTACACTGAGGGATGCATTACCTGCACAGCACACACCATCACCACCAGCatccagctgcaggaggagaaacCAGGTTCTTGTTTGGTGGAGACACCCTCGCTGGCCCCACACTTTTCACTGTGACCCCAATTTCAGGTTCTTCTGCCCAACTTCAGCTGTGGCAAGTGATCTAAGGGAGTGGAAAACAACAAGCAGCAAAGCCTGggatcttttcctttccacctaAGACACCAAACCCAGAGCAGTGAAACCAAGCAGAAGATGGAatcataaaaccatagaatggtttgggttggaaaggacctaaagatcatccagttccaaccccctgccacgggcagggacgcaTCACACTAGACCATGATAACACCTATGGGTTGAAGCGTGCTGCTGATGCTCCTATATTCATTGCTAATGCTCTCGGTTGCCCAGATTGGGCCCCCTTGTCAGTTTCTTGTGGCATTAAGGGCCTATTCACCAGGGTTTGGGTTCACTTTGTTTTACCCAGCTCCTACCACCAGCTCACCaaccctccatccctccctgttACCAGCCGAGGCTGTTGTGCAGCCCTCAGCTatttgttggttgggtttttgaCCATCACCTTTCAGTTGCATAAGAAACACTGGGTGTAGCGTGATGGGAGTTAACCTGGAGTGTGGTTAAGTGTGTGTTACCCTCTAGTACTTGCCTGTACCATTTAACCACACATTTTAGGAGCTATATGTGCTTCAGTTCCTGCTTGAGCCATGTGTTTGCCCAAAGAGCTCCACAGTAGACCTGGCAGCCTCCAGCCAGGGGTGATGATCCAGCCCTGCCTTTCCCTGACTGAGCTTTGCTGCACTGGCCCCACGACTCTCCCTTTGCTCggggtcctgcagcagcacccctgggtgcccatAGTCTGCTTCTCATGCCAGATCCATGGGGATGCACTGGAGcatctccagctctgcaggtcCCGCTGTGCACGGGCCCATCGCCAGCAGCCACGCAGGGAGCCGGCTGGCCAGGTTAGGAGGCACACATCCATCTTGGCTCGGCGCCCCCTCTCCGTGCCCCCAGTCAATACGTCTCTCTCCGATGAGAAAGTTAATAAATTTAGCTCTAGATTAAAAGTATCGATCATTTCATTTGTAAGCGATAAATAacccggggggggggcacggggcGGCCCGTGAGGTAGGGGCTGTTGGCTCCGGCTGCAGCAGCCATGCAGCCCGCTGGGGCCGGGGGCCCTCATATGCATTCTGCCCGGCTGCTGGCATTGATTTGCTATTAGTCTCCACACACCACCCAGTAGCACATCATTCCCGCAGCTGCTATTAATGGCCTTTTGATAAATAATCACTTGTAAGTcaataaatttttattaaacagtGTGGTGCTTTGATTTATGAAAATCCGACGGGGTTTGTCTGGGAGAAAAGGGATGCGGAATTGAAGCGGAGCTGCCATCCATCTGCCTGCCAGGCCCTGCTGCACCCACCCGCCCCGGGCCACGGCCACTGCCTGGGCTTGGGGCGGCCGGAGCTGGTGCTCGCACCGACACGGGCTCCACGCTGAGCCCCCGGTGCTGGTCCCGGCGCTGCCGCAGGGGCACGGGGCGGCCGCAGCCCCTTGGTACCGCTCGGTGCCGGTCCGGCCGTGGGGATGCGGCTGTGATTTGTCACTCCGTGTGTCTGCAGCAGGCCCTTTGCCACCTGCTTTATTTGTCTCCCGGCCCTGACGTGGCATCGGACAGGTGTTAAAGTACTTAATcactttaaaattgttttaattttctgttttctattgaTCTCCACAGCACCAATTCATCAGCTCACTGGACCAGGCAGTTAGTACATTAAAAATTGTCAGCCACGCCGCGCCAGCTtagaaaatgtcaaaagaatACCCCGGCAGCATCCCACCACATGGAGCTGTGACGTGGCTCTTCCTGCTTGCCCATAGGACCCAGCCCCACCATGGCCTTGCGAAgggtccccccccccagctctgccacccgCTGGCGTTTGTCCCATCGAGGTAGCTCGAGGGGAAGTGTTATGA from Strigops habroptila isolate Jane chromosome 21, bStrHab1.2.pri, whole genome shotgun sequence includes these protein-coding regions:
- the GPAT4 gene encoding glycerol-3-phosphate acyltransferase 4; this translates as MFLLLPFDSLVVNLLGISITVLFTLLLVFIIVPAIFGVSFGIRKVYMKTLLKIFQWATLRIERGAKEKNHPLYKPYVNGIIAKEPTSLEEEIKEIRRSGSGKSLDTPEFELSDIFYFCRKGIETIMDDEVTKRFSAEELESWNLLSRTNYNFQYISLRLTVLWGLGVLIRYCFLLPLRIALAFTGISLLVTGTTVVGYLPNGRCKMFLSKHVHLMCYRICVRALTAIITYHDRENRPRNGGICVANHTSPIDVIILASDGYYAMVGQIHGGLMGVIQRAMVKACPHVWFERSEVKDRHLVAKRLTEHVQDKSKLPILIFPEGTCINNTSVMMFKKGSFEIGATVYPVAIKYDPQFGDAFWNSSKYGMVTYLLRMMTSWAIVCSVWYLPPMTRQPEEDAVQFANRVKSAIARQGGLVDLLWDGGLKREKVKDTFKEEQQKLYSKMIVGNHEDRSRS